One Candidatus Woesearchaeota archaeon genomic region harbors:
- a CDS encoding NTP transferase domain-containing protein produces the protein MITPCWQRVIILVDLIPMAKKAVILAAGKATRMYPLTLTRPKALLPVAGKTLLTYNLEQLQGVVDEVILVVGYAKEQIRNAFGSHYGKLTLTYVTQEEQLGTGHALLQAEQHVRKNLKGSFLVMVGDDIFFKEDLKACFQHPLAILVKKVPNPEIFGVVLEDAGKVTKIVEKPKTFISNLASIGAYTFDTEIFAYLRSVAKSHRGEYELPEALHQMIAAREVACTHANQWLPIGFPWDLLAANEHFLKEMDIKREATIEKNVVINGPVSVGKGTVIRSGTYIEGPVMIGENCKIGPNSYLRPYTTIGNKCHIGQAVEIKNTIIMDNSNVPHLSYIGDSILGEGVNLGAGTITANLRHDNQNIQAMHNGEKCDTGRRKLGAIIGDEVHTGINTSIYPGRKIWPWKSTLPGDIVSKDIM, from the coding sequence GTGATAACCCCTTGTTGGCAACGTGTTATTATACTCGTAGATCTGATTCCTATGGCAAAGAAAGCAGTTATTTTAGCAGCAGGAAAAGCAACGCGGATGTACCCGTTAACGCTTACAAGGCCAAAGGCACTTCTGCCGGTCGCAGGAAAAACACTGCTAACCTATAATCTTGAACAGCTTCAAGGTGTTGTTGATGAAGTGATCTTAGTTGTTGGCTATGCAAAAGAGCAGATTCGAAATGCTTTTGGTAGCCATTATGGAAAGCTCACGCTGACCTATGTTACCCAAGAAGAACAACTTGGTACAGGACACGCGCTTTTGCAAGCAGAGCAGCATGTACGAAAGAACCTGAAAGGAAGCTTTCTGGTGATGGTTGGTGATGATATTTTTTTCAAAGAAGATCTTAAAGCCTGCTTTCAGCATCCCCTTGCCATCCTTGTGAAGAAAGTACCTAATCCAGAAATATTTGGGGTTGTTCTTGAAGATGCTGGAAAGGTAACCAAAATTGTCGAGAAACCCAAAACATTTATCTCCAATCTTGCGAGTATTGGGGCCTATACCTTTGATACAGAAATTTTTGCCTATCTTCGTTCAGTAGCCAAATCTCATAGAGGAGAATACGAACTTCCCGAAGCATTACATCAGATGATAGCTGCACGAGAAGTAGCATGCACTCATGCAAACCAATGGTTGCCCATAGGATTTCCTTGGGATCTTCTCGCTGCAAATGAACACTTCCTGAAAGAGATGGATATAAAACGTGAAGCCACCATTGAAAAGAATGTTGTTATCAATGGGCCTGTTTCAGTAGGGAAAGGCACGGTCATTAGATCGGGAACATATATTGAAGGCCCGGTAATGATCGGCGAAAATTGTAAAATTGGGCCGAACAGTTATCTTCGTCCCTACACCACTATTGGAAACAAATGCCATATCGGACAGGCAGTGGAGATAAAAAATACGATTATCATGGACAACAGTAATGTACCTCACCTTAGTTATATTGGTGATTCTATTCTTGGAGAGGGAGTAAACCTTGGTGCTGGAACGATTACGGCAAATCTCAGACACGATAATCAAAACATTCAAGCCATGCACAATGGAGAGAAATGTGACACCGGAAGAAGAAAGCTTGGTGCAATTATTGGAGATGAAGTGCATACTGGAATCAATACCTCCATTTACCCAGGAAGAAAGATATGGCCATGGAAATCAACCCTTCCCGGAGATATTGTTAGCAAAGATATCATGTAA
- a CDS encoding glycosyltransferase, whose product MKQYTLSIVIPTYREEKNIVRCIQESLDYLRKNSRIHAFEIIFVADDAGDKTIPLIQEHLPHHPELRLLVNSTRLQKGFSVRKGMLAAQYDLLLFYDADLSTPLTEIDHFFEYIDHYDICIASRGLKESHVEKKWSKTFLSNGFSMIKYLLLGLPYKDTQCGFKMFHHKTKVIFDRQTIKSSAFDVEILYIARKMGFSIKEIPVRWVDSAISNFTTSHVIVQFLKDMWKIRTTRYDFKKM is encoded by the coding sequence ATGAAACAGTACACCCTTTCCATCGTTATCCCAACCTATAGAGAAGAAAAAAATATCGTTCGTTGTATTCAGGAGTCATTGGATTACCTGAGGAAGAATTCAAGAATTCATGCTTTTGAAATTATTTTTGTTGCTGATGATGCTGGTGACAAGACCATTCCTCTTATCCAAGAGCATTTGCCTCATCATCCAGAATTACGGTTACTGGTTAATTCCACCAGACTCCAGAAAGGTTTTTCTGTACGTAAAGGAATGCTTGCAGCACAGTATGATCTTTTACTGTTTTACGATGCAGATTTAAGTACGCCGTTGACCGAAATAGACCATTTTTTTGAATATATCGACCACTATGATATCTGTATTGCCTCTCGTGGCTTAAAGGAATCCCACGTAGAAAAAAAGTGGTCTAAGACATTTCTCAGCAATGGTTTTTCAATGATAAAATATCTTCTTCTGGGACTACCCTATAAGGACACCCAATGCGGATTCAAAATGTTTCACCACAAAACTAAGGTTATATTTGATCGGCAAACCATTAAATCGAGTGCATTCGATGTGGAAATTCTTTATATTGCCAGAAAGATGGGATTTTCAATAAAGGAGATACCTGTACGATGGGTTGATTCAGCTATCAGTAACTTCACTACTTCTCATGTTATTGTCCAATTCCTCAAAGACATGTGGAAAATCAGAACAACCCGATATGATTTCAAAAAGATGTAA
- a CDS encoding protease complex subunit PrcB family protein: protein MHASKILLSEILLGFVVLVLLGGCSSQKAPELIQNIEEENNTIPDPFLESHQNNTNATPTVELNLTPPNTEVTFETISRYDLRPHNDRKNYVITDQASWEALLDIINPSWRNSTNLRTIDFEEEMIIAVFMGRQSSSGYDIEIISIDENTTTFNVFVTETFPNPRHTVADVITYPAHLVVTKKTTKEVLFTHIRKYTPYIRDERLKQQGLEKISFESVIVGCSPKLPNSAKVVVETQEEYEHLIEEYFDCPEDFPKVDFNGYALLGQYTQGSGCTQEYDNQVYDDQKHNQRMYITSVRESGSCEPWVRKFHLILVPAIPDNYTVTFFSEEHIPQKKLNYLESPIKTIKYGTSFGECRGYCKRELTIMPPPEITKITYSKYNTNYSLPDINDTDPFTTQQWIELLKVVDLEAFYALPERIGCPDCLDGGAEWIEIVEENESKRVTFEYGSSVPEIYTFLTTLRGMRDNFENK, encoded by the coding sequence ATGCATGCATCAAAGATACTACTATCAGAGATACTACTTGGGTTTGTAGTGCTAGTCCTTCTTGGAGGTTGTAGTAGTCAAAAAGCTCCTGAACTGATTCAAAACATTGAGGAAGAGAACAATACTATCCCTGACCCTTTTTTAGAATCTCATCAGAATAATACGAATGCAACTCCCACGGTGGAGTTAAACCTAACACCACCAAACACCGAAGTAACCTTCGAGACTATATCTCGATACGATCTTCGACCCCATAATGACCGAAAGAACTATGTGATTACCGATCAAGCAAGCTGGGAAGCACTTTTGGACATTATTAATCCCTCTTGGCGAAACAGCACAAATCTACGGACAATAGATTTCGAAGAAGAGATGATTATAGCTGTCTTTATGGGCAGGCAAAGTTCTTCGGGCTATGACATTGAGATAATAAGTATCGATGAGAACACAACTACGTTTAATGTCTTTGTTACCGAAACGTTTCCAAATCCTCGTCATACTGTAGCTGATGTTATTACCTATCCTGCACATCTAGTGGTCACCAAAAAAACGACTAAAGAAGTACTCTTCACTCACATCCGTAAGTATACTCCCTACATTCGTGATGAACGATTGAAACAACAAGGACTTGAGAAAATTTCCTTTGAAAGTGTAATTGTTGGCTGTTCGCCAAAACTGCCAAACTCAGCAAAAGTTGTCGTTGAGACTCAAGAAGAGTATGAGCATCTTATCGAAGAGTACTTTGATTGTCCAGAGGATTTTCCTAAAGTTGACTTTAATGGATATGCGCTTCTTGGGCAGTATACGCAAGGATCTGGTTGTACTCAGGAATATGATAACCAAGTCTATGATGACCAAAAACATAACCAACGGATGTACATCACCAGTGTTAGAGAATCTGGGTCCTGTGAACCGTGGGTAAGAAAGTTCCACCTCATTCTGGTACCAGCCATTCCTGACAACTATACAGTTACGTTTTTTTCAGAGGAACACATCCCCCAAAAAAAGCTGAATTATTTGGAGAGCCCTATCAAAACAATTAAGTATGGTACGTCGTTTGGCGAGTGCAGAGGGTACTGTAAAAGAGAACTTACCATTATGCCCCCACCTGAAATTACCAAAATTACCTATTCCAAATATAATACTAATTATTCACTTCCTGACATAAATGATACCGATCCGTTCACCACACAACAATGGATCGAATTATTGAAGGTGGTAGATTTAGAAGCTTTTTACGCATTACCTGAAAGAATAGGATGTCCTGACTGTCTTGACGGTGGAGCCGAATGGATCGAAATCGTGGAAGAAAATGAATCAAAAAGAGTAACCTTTGAATATGGTTCCTCTGTCCCTGAAATCTACACCTTCTTGACAACCTTAAGAGGCATGCGAGATAATTTTGAAAATAAATAA
- a CDS encoding winged helix-turn-helix transcriptional regulator, translated as MELDSKNRKLVALLEDNSRATLSDLAKEVKLSREAINYRIKRLQDNGVIKSFIAMIDFAKLGYTSFALYFKLQNVTDREEKEIIESLKLNKNIIWLASVGGSYDLVIELIAKDIQDFNIQYSNFLSQFHKFIARSEVIIRLEQNQLPRSYIHEIKQSNEKKKTSTITLDEADKRILLLLSQNARIPNIEISKKLNIPQTTISHKIKNIQKSGIIAKYSIFLNPKKIGYQSFKILISLREFSLDASKKILAYAKQKKTIYYYVKCIGKWNIELESDAKDLQDFQQTLIDIRNHFSDIIQDIEFIAIFDEHKYTYFTEEML; from the coding sequence ATGGAATTAGATTCCAAAAATAGAAAACTGGTAGCATTATTAGAGGATAATAGTAGAGCTACCCTTTCTGATCTTGCAAAAGAAGTAAAACTATCCCGAGAAGCAATCAATTACAGGATAAAACGGCTTCAAGATAATGGAGTAATCAAATCTTTCATCGCCATGATTGACTTTGCAAAATTAGGATATACTTCTTTCGCATTGTATTTTAAACTTCAAAATGTAACTGATAGAGAGGAAAAAGAAATCATTGAATCATTAAAATTAAACAAGAACATCATTTGGCTTGCCAGTGTTGGCGGAAGTTACGATTTAGTTATTGAGTTAATAGCCAAAGACATTCAGGATTTTAATATACAATACAGCAACTTTCTTTCACAATTTCATAAATTTATTGCACGAAGTGAAGTAATTATCAGATTAGAACAAAATCAATTACCCAGATCTTACATTCACGAAATTAAACAGAGTAATGAAAAGAAAAAAACTTCCACAATAACATTAGATGAGGCTGATAAGAGAATTCTTCTGCTATTATCACAAAATGCAAGAATACCAAACATTGAGATCAGTAAAAAATTGAACATTCCACAAACAACAATTTCTCACAAAATTAAAAACATTCAAAAAAGTGGAATTATCGCAAAATATTCAATTTTCCTTAATCCAAAAAAAATAGGGTATCAGAGCTTCAAGATATTAATTTCTCTTCGTGAGTTTTCGCTAGATGCATCAAAAAAAATTCTAGCATATGCAAAACAAAAAAAAACCATTTATTATTATGTAAAATGTATTGGAAAATGGAACATTGAATTAGAATCAGACGCTAAAGATCTTCAAGATTTCCAACAGACACTCATTGATATTAGAAACCATTTCTCAGACATAATTCAAGATATAGAATTTATTGCCATCTTTGATGAACATAAATATACTTATTTTACTGAGGAAATGTTATAA
- the glmS gene encoding glutamine--fructose-6-phosphate transaminase (isomerizing), with protein sequence MCGIIGYKGPRNANDVVLKGLKSLEYRGYDSWGIATKNAHKIHIVKHVGKIGSVSLSDLHLPESSISVGHTRWATHGNVSEANAHPHASMDNKIAVVHNGIVENFQKLKQMLLKKGYTFRSSTDTEIIPNYIQQEMSNGKSFVDAVTATVKAIDGYFAIVALHAESNTMIGARRGSPLVVGIGEKNDELFFASDVPAFLAYTKNVIYLDDDEIAISGNETRSAAVIVKNIHTTKEITKKIHHVTWNVEQAQKGDYPHFMLKEIHEQEFTLKSALEQDHGVLEKVTERITKARGVFFVGCGTSYHACVSAAYTFSHVAHMHVNVVLASEFMNYEEFLTEKTLMIAVSQSGETADLLDAVKTAKQKNVTIVSIVNVVGSSLARMSDQTMTMNAGPEICVLSTKSYTSQLAILLLLAYALAGKEEEGKTLIEHARKQVKQIIENNSPKIKKLASALKDKRDLFLIGRDLAYPSALEGALKIKEVSYIHAEGFAGGELKHGTIALIEDGIPVIVLTTDATRNLILSNTMEVKARGGYIIGINSQQNELYDFFLEVPEVGTANPLLMIIPIQLLAYYLALARHCDPDKPRNLAKSVTVK encoded by the coding sequence ATGTGCGGAATTATTGGCTACAAAGGACCTCGAAATGCAAATGATGTTGTACTGAAGGGTCTTAAAAGTCTTGAGTACCGTGGGTATGATTCTTGGGGAATTGCAACAAAAAATGCCCATAAGATTCATATTGTAAAACATGTAGGAAAGATTGGAAGTGTTTCTTTATCTGACCTTCACTTACCTGAATCATCGATTTCCGTCGGTCATACACGATGGGCTACTCACGGCAATGTTTCTGAAGCAAATGCGCATCCGCATGCTTCTATGGACAATAAAATAGCGGTGGTGCATAATGGTATTGTGGAAAATTTCCAGAAGCTCAAGCAGATGCTTCTCAAAAAAGGCTACACCTTCCGTAGTAGCACTGATACTGAGATTATTCCTAACTACATTCAACAGGAGATGAGTAACGGTAAGTCATTTGTAGATGCGGTAACCGCAACCGTAAAGGCTATTGATGGCTATTTTGCCATTGTTGCGCTCCATGCTGAATCCAATACGATGATCGGAGCTCGTCGTGGAAGTCCTCTGGTGGTTGGTATTGGAGAGAAAAATGATGAGCTTTTTTTTGCTTCAGATGTGCCGGCATTCCTCGCCTACACAAAGAATGTTATCTACCTTGATGATGATGAGATTGCCATTTCTGGCAATGAAACACGCTCTGCAGCTGTTATCGTAAAAAATATCCATACCACTAAAGAAATCACGAAAAAAATCCACCATGTTACCTGGAATGTTGAGCAAGCACAAAAAGGAGACTACCCCCATTTTATGTTGAAGGAGATTCATGAACAGGAATTTACCTTAAAGAGCGCGCTTGAACAGGATCATGGAGTACTTGAAAAAGTTACTGAACGCATTACAAAAGCACGTGGTGTTTTTTTTGTCGGGTGTGGCACGAGTTATCATGCCTGTGTCTCAGCAGCTTACACCTTTTCACATGTTGCTCATATGCATGTTAATGTGGTGCTTGCAAGCGAATTCATGAATTATGAAGAATTCTTAACAGAGAAAACATTAATGATTGCTGTTTCACAGAGTGGAGAAACTGCTGATCTCCTTGATGCAGTAAAAACCGCAAAACAAAAGAACGTAACAATCGTCAGCATTGTCAATGTTGTTGGATCATCATTGGCACGGATGTCTGATCAAACCATGACGATGAATGCAGGCCCAGAGATCTGTGTCTTGAGTACGAAAAGTTACACCTCACAACTAGCTATTCTTCTTCTCCTTGCCTATGCTCTTGCCGGAAAAGAGGAAGAAGGCAAGACATTGATCGAGCATGCAAGAAAACAGGTAAAACAAATCATTGAAAACAACAGCCCAAAGATAAAGAAGCTTGCCTCTGCTCTTAAGGACAAAAGAGATCTCTTTCTAATTGGTAGAGATCTAGCCTATCCCAGTGCTCTTGAAGGTGCGCTAAAAATAAAAGAGGTTAGCTATATCCATGCTGAAGGTTTTGCGGGTGGAGAATTAAAGCATGGTACCATTGCACTTATTGAGGATGGTATTCCGGTCATTGTTCTGACAACAGATGCTACGCGGAATCTTATCCTGAGCAACACGATGGAAGTGAAGGCACGAGGAGGATATATTATCGGGATTAATAGCCAACAGAATGAGCTCTATGATTTCTTTCTCGAAGTTCCTGAAGTTGGGACTGCAAATCCACTCCTCATGATTATTCCCATACAACTGCTCGCTTACTATCTTGCATTAGCTCGTCACTGTGATCCTGACAAACCAAGAAATTTGGCAAAATCAGTTACCGTAAAATAA
- a CDS encoding carbohydrate kinase family protein, with protein sequence MFDVITVGSNTLDVFVNTDSELIKIYTLKTEEDLLAYPVGSKIIIKELQFFTGGGGTNTAVSFARLGLKTGYLGKIGNDTNGEQILRELKQEKITFLGTKGSLPTGYSVILDSIEHDRTILTYRGANETLSFKECKPRNLRASWFYFCSMTGEAYNTLEKLARFAAKNNIPCAFNPSNFICAKGKDFLRPLYPSLYVLIMNKEEATLLVGEGTIEKQLQLLKSLITPEGVVVITDGKNGAYAYDGKDKYTIIPHGVKIKETTGAGDAFASSFVAGILKGKPIPFALQMGLANAESVIMHYGAKNKLLSWKEILQTIKQNPGKIKKERLS encoded by the coding sequence ATGTTTGACGTCATTACGGTTGGATCCAACACCCTTGATGTGTTTGTCAACACCGACTCTGAACTTATTAAGATTTACACGCTTAAAACAGAGGAAGATCTCTTAGCCTATCCTGTTGGTTCAAAGATTATTATCAAAGAACTACAATTTTTCACCGGAGGCGGAGGCACAAATACGGCTGTTTCTTTTGCTCGCTTAGGATTAAAAACAGGATATCTGGGAAAGATTGGCAATGACACGAATGGTGAACAGATTCTTAGGGAACTCAAACAGGAGAAAATCACCTTTCTTGGCACGAAAGGATCTCTACCAACAGGTTATTCAGTTATTCTTGACAGTATTGAACACGACAGAACCATCTTAACCTATCGAGGGGCAAATGAAACACTGAGCTTTAAAGAGTGCAAGCCACGTAATCTTCGTGCGTCATGGTTTTATTTTTGCTCAATGACCGGAGAGGCATATAACACATTGGAAAAACTAGCACGATTTGCAGCAAAGAATAACATTCCGTGTGCATTTAATCCTAGTAACTTCATCTGTGCCAAAGGAAAAGATTTCTTAAGGCCACTCTACCCAAGCCTTTATGTTTTGATTATGAATAAAGAGGAAGCTACACTTTTAGTCGGAGAGGGGACGATTGAGAAACAGCTACAGCTATTAAAATCCCTCATTACTCCTGAAGGTGTTGTTGTCATCACTGATGGAAAAAATGGTGCTTATGCCTATGATGGAAAAGACAAGTACACCATCATTCCCCATGGGGTTAAGATTAAAGAAACAACCGGAGCAGGAGATGCCTTTGCCTCTTCGTTTGTTGCAGGGATTCTCAAAGGAAAGCCTATTCCTTTTGCACTTCAAATGGGCCTGGCCAATGCAGAATCAGTAATTATGCATTATGGAGCAAAGAACAAACTCCTGTCGTGGAAAGAAATCCTCCAAACTATTAAACAAAATCCAGGAAAGATTAAGAAGGAACGGCTGTCATAA
- a CDS encoding DNA-directed RNA polymerase subunit N, with the protein MMIPIRCVSCGKPVAHLWEEYQERVTSGEDRKKVMDSLGLERYCCRGLFLGHVDLVDTAAKFKKF; encoded by the coding sequence ATGATGATTCCAATTCGATGTGTGAGTTGCGGAAAACCGGTAGCTCATCTTTGGGAAGAGTATCAAGAACGTGTAACGAGCGGAGAAGACCGGAAGAAAGTAATGGATAGTTTAGGCTTGGAGCGCTATTGCTGTAGAGGACTCTTCTTAGGTCATGTTGATCTGGTAGACACCGCAGCAAAATTTAAGAAGTTTTGA
- a CDS encoding phosphoglucosamine mutase, which produces MTRKLFGTDGIRGKANVYPMTPEVALRLGKSFAKAFVVKECAQRQHHHRVIIGKDTRLSGYMFETALTAGLISMGVDVLLVGPMPTPGLAHLTKSFAADAGIVISASHNPAHDNGIKFFTDDGYKLSDAAEEAIEQVFFAEEITCDHIGTNQLGKAYHIEDARGRYSEFLKHTIQNHSLVGLKIVLDCANGAAYRITPSVLRELGAEVIVIHNTPNGLNINDTCGALHPQVIRNTVLKEKADMGIALDGDADRVVFVDEKGENVDGDQVMALCAAALQKEGRLHKNTLVTTVMSNVGLKVAMRSLGITVVETDVGDRYVIDEMRKHHYTFGGEQSGHIIFGEYSTTGDGTLTALQVLRLMHEKKEKLSTLLKGMRKYPQVLINVEVPEKKPLEQIPGLNQEIQHITKELGDNGRLLVRYSGTEKKLRIMVEGKNQKSIQQDAERIAALVKKVFR; this is translated from the coding sequence ATGACACGAAAACTTTTTGGCACTGACGGTATTCGGGGAAAAGCTAATGTCTATCCCATGACACCAGAGGTTGCCCTCCGCTTAGGAAAAAGCTTTGCAAAAGCATTTGTTGTTAAAGAATGTGCTCAGCGCCAGCATCACCACCGTGTTATCATTGGTAAAGATACGAGGCTTAGTGGTTATATGTTCGAGACTGCCCTTACCGCAGGTCTGATCTCTATGGGAGTTGATGTTCTCCTTGTTGGACCAATGCCAACGCCAGGTCTTGCTCATCTCACTAAATCATTTGCTGCGGATGCAGGTATTGTTATCTCAGCATCGCACAACCCAGCGCATGATAATGGTATTAAATTCTTTACCGATGATGGTTATAAGCTCTCTGATGCTGCCGAAGAAGCTATCGAACAGGTTTTTTTTGCTGAAGAGATTACCTGTGATCATATAGGAACAAATCAGTTAGGGAAAGCATATCATATTGAAGACGCACGGGGAAGATACAGCGAGTTCCTCAAGCATACCATTCAAAATCACTCCTTAGTTGGATTAAAAATTGTTCTTGACTGTGCGAACGGCGCTGCCTATCGCATCACTCCTTCAGTTTTGCGTGAATTAGGTGCAGAGGTTATTGTCATTCATAATACGCCTAATGGATTAAACATCAATGATACCTGTGGTGCACTCCATCCTCAGGTTATTCGTAACACTGTACTGAAGGAAAAAGCTGATATGGGTATTGCGCTTGATGGTGATGCTGATCGGGTTGTTTTCGTTGACGAGAAAGGAGAGAACGTCGATGGTGATCAGGTCATGGCGCTCTGTGCAGCAGCCCTACAGAAAGAGGGAAGACTTCACAAAAATACGCTTGTTACCACGGTTATGAGCAATGTTGGGTTGAAAGTTGCTATGCGATCTTTAGGAATTACCGTTGTTGAAACTGATGTTGGCGATCGTTATGTCATTGATGAAATGCGAAAACACCACTATACCTTCGGAGGAGAACAATCAGGCCATATTATTTTTGGAGAGTACAGTACAACAGGGGATGGTACCTTAACCGCATTACAGGTTCTGCGTCTTATGCATGAAAAAAAAGAAAAACTATCTACCCTCCTCAAAGGGATGAGAAAATATCCGCAAGTTCTCATTAACGTAGAAGTCCCTGAGAAAAAGCCTTTAGAACAGATTCCTGGTCTCAACCAAGAAATACAGCACATCACGAAAGAGCTTGGCGATAATGGAAGATTGTTAGTAAGGTATTCGGGAACTGAAAAGAAGCTCCGCATTATGGTTGAGGGAAAAAACCAAAAGAGCATTCAACAGGACGCAGAGCGAATTGCAGCTCTTGTCAAAAAAGTGTTTCGTTGA